CATTTCATCCATAATATCGGGCGCTACATTGCGCTCTCTCAGAATTTCTGCCCAGGCCAGCAGCGAAGATGTCGGAGTTCCCAACTGATGAGCCGTTTCCTTGCTCAGCCCTACCCACACCTTGTTCTGTTCGGCCTTGCGCGAAGCACTGAAAGCAATATATGATACCAGAATAAACAGGGTGATCACCCCCAGCTGTATGAAAGGATATAACGTTAGCCTGGTAAGAAGAATGGAATTTTTGTAATAGATATAGTTCTTTTCACCCCCTCCGATTTCAATTACAATAGGATCATGCTGGGTTTTCATTACTTCCAGTTCCTTTTCAAGATATCCTTCCCTTGAAACCTTAAGTGAGTCAAGATTCCTCCAGGCCACGATTTCTCCTTTATGATCCACGAGGATCACCGGCACTGTGGTGTTATCCTGCACAACCTGCAGCAGAAAACTGAAATCCGTACCGTCAGGTTCCGGTAAAGCCAGCTTCTTGGTTGCTTCGGCCCACAGCAGTACTTTTTTCTCTTCTTCAGCAGAAAG
The window above is part of the Bacteroidales bacterium genome. Proteins encoded here:
- a CDS encoding ATP-binding protein, giving the protein LSAEEEKKVLLWAEATKKLALPEPDGTDFSFLLQVVQDNTTVPVILVDHKGEIVAWRNLDSLKVSREGYLEKELEVMKTQHDPIVIEIGGGEKNYIYYKNSILLTRLTLYPFIQLGVITLFILVSYIAFSASRKAEQNKVWVGLSKETAHQLGTPTSSLLAWAEILRERNVAPDIMDEMEKDIRRLEKITERFSKVGSEPVMKSVDLTELVVRTVDYIRTRVSGDVVLQADVPMYSLMAPASSSLLEWVLENVMKNAVDALEGGKGTVTVTLVRSGEKVIIDVIDTGKGIPRSLHKTIFKPGFTTKSRGWGLGLSLSKRIIEMYHKGRIFVAASEPGKGTTIRIILPGHYD